One Hevea brasiliensis isolate MT/VB/25A 57/8 chromosome 5, ASM3005281v1, whole genome shotgun sequence genomic region harbors:
- the LOC110663284 gene encoding uncharacterized protein LOC110663284, translating into MPLSICQKLNVGELILTTISLQLTDRSVKYLVGILENILVKVEKFFIPVDIIILEMEEDVQIPIVLGRPFLAIAGAIIDVKNGHLTLKVRDEKVKFNMFQAMKQKSKPNECLRVDIIDKLVEEDFKRDILETLLKLV; encoded by the coding sequence ATGCCCTTATCTATATGTCAAAAGCTGAATGTGGGAGAGCTGATACTAACTACCATCTCCTTGCAATTAACAGACAGATCTGTCAAGTACCTGGTTGGCATCCTAGAAAACATCCTTGTTAAGGTGGAAAAATTTTTCATTCCAGTAGATATTATTATCTTGGAGATGGAGGAAGATGTCCAAATTCCTATAGTATtaggaagaccctttttggcaattGCTGGAGCAATTATAGATGTCAAAAATGGGCATCTAACTCTCAAAGTGAGAGATGAAAAGGTAAAATTCAACATGTTCCAAGCAATGAAGCAAAAGTCTAAACCTAATGAATGTTTAAGGGTTGACATCATAGACAAGCTAGTGGAGGAAGATTTTAAAAGAGATATCCTGGAGACCCTCTTGAAGCTTGTATAG